Proteins encoded in a region of the Veillonella parvula genome:
- a CDS encoding MBL fold metallo-hydrolase codes for MSESSPLEVHVLASGSKGNCTVIKKGNSVILHDVGISCRRIVNGLKELHIDMAQVEGIFVSHEHSDHIAGLQQLLKRFDLPVYTKQGTWREIQDKLIVPKNRLIELTKGSLTLGGLTVEPFSVSHDAADPIGINVFAGNDKATVVTDTGVISDDILRRLDDTTLLVLEANYDPHMLRFGPYQPFLKQRVASDEGHLSNEMAAQALLMMKRPNFMQVILAHRSENNNNAVLVTQTIGKMLVDGGVRIGPEMKLQHGQPNEIVSIQSVKR; via the coding sequence ATGAGTGAATCATCACCGTTGGAGGTCCATGTCCTTGCCAGTGGTAGCAAGGGCAATTGTACAGTAATAAAAAAAGGGAACTCTGTCATATTGCATGATGTAGGCATTAGTTGCCGGCGCATTGTCAATGGGTTAAAAGAATTGCATATAGACATGGCTCAGGTGGAGGGCATATTCGTCAGTCATGAACATAGTGATCATATTGCGGGACTACAACAATTACTAAAACGATTTGATCTTCCTGTGTATACGAAGCAGGGCACATGGCGTGAAATTCAAGATAAGTTAATCGTACCGAAGAATCGATTGATTGAGCTTACAAAGGGCAGTTTAACGTTGGGCGGTCTCACCGTAGAGCCGTTTTCGGTAAGTCATGATGCGGCTGATCCAATTGGAATAAATGTGTTTGCTGGGAACGATAAGGCAACTGTTGTTACTGATACAGGTGTGATTTCAGATGATATTTTACGCAGGCTTGATGATACGACGCTGTTAGTGCTAGAGGCAAATTATGATCCGCATATGTTGCGTTTCGGACCCTATCAGCCGTTTTTAAAACAACGTGTGGCTAGTGATGAAGGTCATTTGAGTAATGAAATGGCTGCACAAGCTCTACTCATGATGAAGCGTCCTAATTTTATGCAAGTTATATTGGCTCATCGATCTGAAAATAATAATAATGCTGTCCTTGTTACTCAAACTATTGGTAAAATGCTTGTGGATGGTGGTGTTCGTATTGGACCTGAAATGAAGCTGCAACATGGTCAACCTAATGAAATCGTGTCCATCCAATCTGTGAAGAGGTAA